The DNA sequence ACACTATTGTTTTCTTGCAATACGAATAAAAAACAGGATGAAGGTGAAACCGCCGGGGCATCGACCATCGATCGACCCATCAATTGGAACAATGAAATTATTTACCACGTCATGCAGCGCAGTTTTTACGATAGCAATGGCGACCTACATGGTGACCTCAACGGGTTTACCGAAAAGTTGGACTATCTCAAAGAACTCGGTGTGACCACTATTTTATTCACGCCGTTGTACGAATCGGGTTTCTATCATAATTATTTCCCCACAAATTATGAGAATATCGATCAAGAGTACGGAACCAAGGAAGACTATCTAAATTTCGTCAAGGCCGTACATGATAAGGGGCTTAAGTTCTTGATGGACATGGAAACCCAATATGCCCAAAGCGGACATATTTGGTTTGACGACTCCTATAAAAATCCAGATTCAGAATATGCAGACTTCATCTACTATGCTGACTCCCTCAATCGGTATCCTGAACAAATTTTTATGCCCCCCAAATCACCAATGCACGAGTTTGAGGCATGGCCGGGCGACAAATACCACATCGTTTTGCTCGATGTGAACCATGCACGTGTCAAACAATGGATGATCGATTTCTACAGCTATTGGGTCGATCCAAACAAAGATGGAAATTTCGACGATGGGGTAGACGGCTTTAGAATTGACCATATTATGGACGACTTGGACAACAAAGGGATTTTTACCAACATGTACCAAGACTTTTGGCGACCTATTTTTGAGGCCTGCAAAGACATCAATCCGAATATTTTTGTTTTGGGCGAACAGTCAAACTGGAATGAATACGGCGACCAAATGATAGTGAAAAGTGGTGCAGACGCCGCTTTTAACTTTCCGCTTCGTTTTGCCATAGCTGGGGAAGAGGGCACACACGATATGTACATTGACCCATCATCAAAAGGTGTAACCATGGAACCAAACAGAATTCACAGCGTGGTTTTGGAAAATCTTGCGAAATTCAGTGATAGTACGTTCACGGTGAATTTTTTGGAAAACCATGACACGTCAAGATGGGCGTCAGTGGTCAACGGCAATGAAGACCAAAAACGAAGTGCTGCCATTTTAAACCTTCTTTTGCCAGGGGTACCATCAATTTATTATGGACAGGAGCTGGGGGTCACCGGTCAAAAGCACGAGTGGGGCAGTGACGCCAATCATATTCCCGTTCGCGAGGCTTTTCCATGGACAAGTAATTTTGAGGATTCGGGCAATGCCCTGTGGTATAAAGATGGTGGCGCGGTTTGGGATGTTTCTTTTTGGCAATCGGAGGCCATTCAGCAGTTCAGTCTTGAACATCAAAAGAATGACCCAAATTCGCTGTGGAACCATTATAAAAAACTTATCAAGATTCGAACGAATTATGACAGCTTTCGATTGGGTGATTATGTACCTTTATATGAAAATTTAGAAGGGGTCATAGCCTTTCAACGAGCCTATGGAAATGAAAAGGCGATCGTGATGATCAATATCAACAATGACCCCATAGAAGTGCAAATGGATACCGAAAGTTATGAGGAAGTATATGGGCAGGGTGCTGAAGTTTCCAAGGCTAAAATACTATTGGCCCCCTTTGGCCATTATGTAGCGTTGAACAAATCAGATTGACCTTTTTTTGATAGAAACCCGTAGTTTATGAGATTCTTTTTTTTGATTTTTTGTGCGAGTATTTGTTTAGGGATCAACGCCCAAGATACCGGGCCCAACATCCATACCGTCAAGGATATGGCCTCCGCCTATGTTGCCCCAAGGGATGTTTATGTTCGATTGCCCGAAAAGTACAGTGAAGACAATACCTATCCCGTGCTCTACATGCACGATGGGCAAATGCTCTTTAGCACCCAAGAAACATGGAACGGCCAAAACTGGGGGGTTGATCAAACCATTGATAGTCTTGTAAATAAGGAGATGATCCACGATATCATCGTAGTGGGCATTGCCAATGTAGCTGCTGCCCGACACGCCAATTACTATCCTGAAAAGCCTTTTTTGTCCCTCCCGACTGCAGTTAAAGATTCATTGTTGGCCATTTCAAGAGGTGATGCCAAACTATTTGACAAAACCGTTAATTCAGATGATTACTTAAAATTCTTGGTGTTTGAGGTAAAGCCCTTTATTGATCAAAAGTATTCCACTAAAACGGAAAGTGAACATACCTTCATAGCAGGGTCAAGTATGGGCGGCCTCATCTCTATGTACGCTTTTTTTGAATATCCCGAAGTCTTTGGTGGGGCTGCATGTCTTTCCACCCATTGGATCGGTGGTTTTGTGGATAATGCTATCATTCCGAACAGCTTTAGGGCCTATATCGAACATAGAAGGGGATTGATAGAAGGCAGAAAGTTATATTTTGATACGGGTACCGAAACACTGGATCGCCATTATGGCGCCCATCAACAAAGTATCGATGCCTTGTTCAACGAGCAAAACGGATTGAACAAGTACTATTTGAGCAAGGTCTTTGACGGTGCGGCCCATACGGAAAACGACTGGAAAACACGTTTTCACAATCCGATACGGTTCTTATTACAAAATGAGTGATACAAGGGTGTTGCCCACTGCATACGATTTCGCTATATTTCATAAAAATCCTTAAACCGTATCCAAGGTGTGGTTGCGGTAATTGTTCGGGCTATGAAATTTGATGACATTCAGTCCTTTAACGAATACACCAATGCCAGAAAGCCTAGGCACCGGTTTATCGACATCGGTACATATCCCCAAGACTTCTTGCTATCATCCCCTGCGGTCTATCCGAACTTCTATCGTATTTCCATTAAGTATGGGTTAGAAAATGATAAGAAAAAGGGGTATATGTACTTTTCAAGCCCCAACCAGCCCATTGAATGGAAAACCGATACCCCTTGGAAAGGCTACTATATCAACATTACGGAAGAATTGATCGCCAACAACCAACATTTGCACTATTCATTTTTGAATTATGGATTGCATGAACCCTTATTTCTAAAAAAGGAGGAAGAAACAATCATTACCCAACTGTTTAAAGAAGCCTTGAAAGAATATAATAAAGAGGTTTTTTCAATCGATCTGTTGCTCGCCTACGCCAATTTGCTTTTTGCGCACGTGGCCCAGTTCTATAAAAGGCAATTTGGTGAACGCAAAGAGCAGTATAGCAAATTAGTGGGTGATTTCTTTTCTCTACTTGATAGCTATTATGTTCAACATGGCGAAGACAGCAAAACGGTTCAGCCCTCTGTACATTATTTTGCCGATCGATTGAACGTGACCCCCAACTATTTGAGCGATGTCATTAAATTTTATACGGGCAAACCCGCTTTAGAACATATTCACCAGCATATCGTCAAAGTGGCCAAATCATTGTTGGTTCAGAAAAAGACCACTATTTCAGAAATTGCCTATCAGCTCGGTTTTGAATATCCGAATTATTTTTCCCGTCTTTTTCGCAAAGTGACCGGTGTCTCCCCCTCAATTTTCTCCAACCTGTAATTTGTATCCTTTTTACCTTCATTTGTTTCCATATCCCCATGCTAAAACAAAAGACCTTTGCGCTACAGAGAACTCAAATAAAATCGTATCGCTATGGCTTTTGAAAAAACATTGGATTATACCATTGCCGACACCCTTACGGGCAGAATGGGTGAAGAGGCTTATAAAAAAGCAATTGAACAGCAAAAAACCATTTCTGAACAAGAGTATGCGACATTAAAATACTTGGCAGCATTTGCCGTTCGCCCCATGTTCAGAACACCGGTGCACAAAACCCCTTCAGACCACGGCATGGATATATGGGAAGATGTATATTTTTCATCAGCTGACGGGGTTCCTCTTGAGGGCTGGTACATCCCTTCCGTAAAAGGTGAATCAGATAAGCTGATCATCATCAACCATCCGATGCCGATGAGTCGTTCGGGCTTCACCGGACATTTCGGAGAACCCTTCTCAGGAGTCGATACCCTTGAAATCGATTTTGTGGCACACATGGGCCATCTTTCAAGGGCCGGTTATAACATTTTAGCGTACGATTTGAGAAACCATGGCAATAGTGGAACTGCCAATGGCGGAATCTGTGGTATTGGCAGATATGAGTGGCGAGATGTAGTGGGCGCCCAGCAATATGTGGCGAGTCACCCCAAATTGGGCAAAATGAAGTGTGGACTCTACAATAGATGCACTGGCGGAAATGCCGCATATGAGGCCATGTATCGCCGTCCTGAACTGTTTAAGGATGTGCTCTGCTTCTTCGGACCCATGACCGTTTCAATGACCGCGCTGATGACTTCTTTCGCCGGCCTTATGGGATTGGATCAATACATGGAACTGATGGATCTTGAACAACTGAAACTGGGAGGTTTTACCAATGGGAAGATGCACCCGCAGAAGTACGCGCATGCGGTAGAAGTACCCTACTTCATGGCGGAAGTATTGGATGATGTTTGGACAGACAACCCCAAAGATGCCCAAGAAATCTTTGACAACATACGTTCAGAAGAGAAAGAACTGTTCTGGATCGAAGGAACGAACCGTAGGTTTGACGGCTATAACTACTTCGGTGTACACCCAGAAAAAATGATCGCTTTCTTCGATACGTATATGCAATAAAAAATATAGCGAAAAAGGTACACATGCATTAACGGTCTGGGTGTTTGCCCAGACCGTTTTTGTGTTTAATTGAGTATCTTCCAAATTGGAAAGCAATGGCGATCACACCGTATACGCATTCCATAGTACATCAATGGAACACATTTAGAATAACATGAAACAACTACTTGTCTTGACCCCAATATTCTTTTTCTGTTTGTTCAAAACACCATTGTTGGCCCAACAGCATAATTTTATTGAGGACTATCTAGAGCGATTGGAAAATTCCCGTAACTATTTACTTCTTGTGGCAGAAACAATGCCCGAAGACAAATACGGCTTTAAAGCATCGCCAGAGTCGTTGACCTTTGCCGAGAATTTAATGCATATCGGCTATGCGATGGATTGGCATAGCCAGTCATTGTTGGGTGGCCGAGAATCTAGGGATTGGAACACCGACACTATTTTCAAGGTCGCCGACAAATCCAAAGAAGAAATGATTGCGACAATCGACGACACATTTGATCAAACCATAGCGTTGATCAAAAAATTCGATGCCGACCAATTCGATGACGAGTTGGACTATTTTGGGCTAACGAGAACAAAGCGACAGATCTTTTTATTGCTTGCCGACCACATTACCCATCACAGAGGTCAAATGCTTGTCTATATGAGGTTGAACGGGCTGGTGCCCCCTAGGTATGTGTTGTTTCAATGAAGTGGTTCAGGCCCGAGCGACCATTTCCGCAAAACCACCTATAACCGATCATTCCCCTAAAAAATTGGTTTAACAGAATATACTGTAACAAAACATAAAAATAGGGGTCTAATGGTAAGCAACCATTAGAAAATGAAACAACTGACCCTACTTTTTATAGTGCTGTCACTAGGTTCTTGTGACTTTAGATCATCAAACAGAAAAGACAACCCCCTTAACCAAGATTTGATCGTTGTAGCCGATAGTATATCGCTAATGATGTCAAAATACCATTACAACCCCGCAGAACTTGCCACGGACGAATATCTTGATCTGGAAAAGAAAGTGATGGGTCTTGCAGAAACCGTTGAAACAAAACAAGAATTCATGGATGGGTTCAATGCGCTTTGGAAAAATGGCCCTTTTTCGCACGTAACACTGGGCACATCAGAAAAAAGCGCAGACCAGATGGCTGAATTCATCGATTCACTGCGAGTGGGCGACCACAGCGTTTCACTACAATGGAGGGATACAACGGCCATACTTACCGTGACGACCATGACCGGCATCGACACAAAAGAGCGTGTATTTGAGGCCTATCGCAAAATTGCAGAAAAGGAGACGACATCGCTCGTAATCGATCTTCGAAATAATACCGGAGGAACGTTTGCTGGCGTACCCCTTATCGGTCATGTGCTGACCGACTCCCTTGATGCCGGAATATTTGTTTCCCGAAAATGGTGGGAAAACCATACACGAGCACCCAAGCTAGAAGATGTTCAAGATCTGGTGCCCTGGCAAGGATGGTCGTTAAAGTCGTTTTGGCACGATGTACAAGACAAACCCCTTACCCGTGTACGGTTTGGGCCGATGCAGCCGCACTTCGATGGCCCCGTTTATGTGTTGATCAGTGATAAATCTGCCAGTGCCGCCGAGTTTGCCGTAGATGCACTTGCCCATGAAGAAAAAGTGACCATAATAGGTGAAACCACCGCTGGTGAGATGTTGTCGCAGAAAATGTTCGATCTGCCACAAGGACTGCAATTGTCCCTACCGATTGCGGAATATTACTCCACACGGATCGGAAGAATTGAGGGAACAGGCGTACAGCCCGATATAACTGTTGATCATAGTGTGGCCAAAGATTTGGCCTTATCATTGATCGATGGTATGAAATTAGACGATGCCTTGCCCCAAGCACAACAAAAGGTAGCTGAAATGATGGTACAACCCTTGGCAGACGAAACCATTTACCTGTTTGGCAATATGAACGATTGGGGCAAGAAATGGAATATCACCCCTCGTTTTGAGTATAAGGGAAATGGTATTTATGAAACCTCGACAACCTTTAAAAAAGGACGCTATGAATTTAAAATAGCGCCCATGAACTGGAATTTTGATTATGGGGCAAAACCCGATCAAGAAAAAGTCGTTATCGGGCAAAAGACTTCTCTGGCAAGAGTGCCCGGAAGCAGCAATCTCATACTGGTTGTTGAAGAGGAGGCAAAGCTGACGTTTAGTCTGGACGTCAGTGATGAAAAGGCTGCGGTATTGCAGATAACAAAAAATTAAGAACGGCGGTACAGCACGTTCAAATCAATTTTTTTTTCAAATGCCTCTTGGCCAATTGATTTTCGGTGAGGTCAATGGCTTTTTCCAAGGTAGGTCTCCATTGCCGATCACCTATTTCCTTGAGCAATTCGGCCTTGATGGCATAGAAAAGCCCTATTGATCCGTAGTCGGAGGTCTTCTCAAGAACCTTAAATTCAGTCAATGCCCGTTCGGCCCCATGAACTTTTGAAAAGGGCACGATTCGATTCAGGGCGGCCATGGGCGAATACTGTGTTTTCAACTGTAGGTCATAGAGTTTCAGAATGCTTCCCCAATCGGTCCCCGCAAAGGTCTTGGCGGTTGAATGGTAATACGAGACCGCTGCTTCAAGGTGATAGTTCGAGGGCAGTTTATCTTCCGTTCCGGCATTTTCGAGATGCCGAATACCTATACCTATCAATTCGCGGTTATATTTTGAACGGTCTTGGTGCTCAAGATCGACCATTTCGCCCTGGGTATCAAGCCGCGCATCAAAACGGGCCGCATGAAAGCACATCAGGGCAATAAGGGCTTCTAAATTCGGATGTTGGCAATAAGAATTTTTCTTTAAGAGCAGGGCCAATCGCATGGCCTCATAGCAGATATCCCGTTTCAATACTTGTGAGCCCGCAGTCACCGAATACCCTTCGGTAAAGAGCAGGTAAATGACCCGAAGTACAACGAACAGACGCGATTGAAGGCCCATTTCAACCGGTACCTGAAGCCATGGTACTTTCTCTTTGAACTTCTTTTTGGCACGTGTGTATGATTTGGCCACGGCAGCTTCTTTTTTGAGCAAGGCCTTGGCCAGTTCAACATTGCCAAAACCCCCGATCAGCTTCAAGCTCAAGATAATCTGGTGCTCTGTTGACAGCGAAGGGTGGCAACAGGCAAAAATCATCTTCAACTGACTATCGTTTATGGTGTCATCTAAATGTATTTCCTTAGGTTCAAATTCACTTTTTTCAAGAAGGGGGCCATCACCCGATTGCACCATCTTTTTATCTCTTCGCAATCGATCGATCAGTTGGTTGTGCGCCACCCTCAACAACCAAGCCGCAGGGTTCTTTGGCGGTTCTTTGTAGCCCCATACCTGCATGGCCTTGATCAGCGCCTCTTGTACGGCATCTTCAATACTTTCGAGATGTGACGGCCCGAACTTGTTTACCAGATATGAGACCATCTTACCGTATTCATGCCTGAACACATGTTCGACAAGCACTCCGTTTTCTGTTGATCGCATATATAAAAATATAAAGTCCGATGCTAGCATCGGACTTTATGCCTCAGTATTGTTCTTTTTACATGTCCATGGACAAAATCTCACGGACCTCCACATTGCCCTTATTTTCAAAAATCGGGCACCCTTTTGATATCTCTACGGCTTCATCAAGACTGTCGGCGGTAACGATCAAATAACCGCCTACCACTTCCGCACCTTCGGCAAAAGGGCCGTCAGTGATTACCTCGCCTGCTTTTTCAACTACCTTTCCTGTCTCGGCCAGGGGTAGGCCATCAACTAATTTTCCCTGTTCTTTGAGTCCGCCCATCCAGACGCCCCATTTTTGCATATGGGCCTGTACGACCTCTGGCGGTTGGTTTCTCCATTCGGGGTCTCCCCCCCTAAATAAATACAAAAAATTACTCATCGGTTTCGGTTTTGTGTCCATCAAGGTGGACTGATTTGTACTTTGTTTTCATCTAGATGACGAAAACGATAAGCTACATTGGACAATCGCTATAAATTTATTCAAAAGAATCGTTCAAATGTCATATAATCGCCTGCCTTCAGACGGTATCTTTGCAGACAAACAATCTGTCAATGCACCATATAGATATCGAACTGGTCGAAATGACCTTAGACATTATGAAATATGTCATCAACCGCATCACCAATCTTTCACCCGAGCTTGGCTGTCCAAAAAAAGAAGAGGAACTGAAACAACTAGTGGGCGATACCATTACCCCCGAGGGGATCGGTGGTGAAAAAGCGTTTCAGCTCTTTCGCGATGTTTTGGTAAAGGCCACGGTACCCATCGATCATCCGAGACATCTGGCATTTGTACCGGCTGCACCGACAAGGGCGGCCATCATGTTCGATTTGGTCACCTCGGCCTCGAGCATTCACGGGGCCTATTGGATGGAGGGCGCCGGTGGCATTTTCTGTGAGAACGAGGCCATGAAATGGTTGGTATCGTTAACGGGTATGCCCAAATCTGCCTTTGGCGTCTTTACCAGCGGTGGTACAGCTGCAAACTTATCGGCCATGGTCACTGCACGGGAATATTGGCGAAAGAACCCAGAGAACCAAAATAAAAAGGGGCTCATCATTACCTCTATCGGGGCACACTCATCGGTCAAGACCATGGCCACGGTCATCGATGCCGATGTACTTACAGTCGATACGGAAGACTTGATGACCGCAGCCATGTTGCAACAGAAAATAGTCGAGTTGGATGCCCAGCAACGAAAACGACTCTTCGCCGTGGTGGCCACGGGGGGCACTACCAATGCCGGTATCATAGACGATCTTGAGGGCATTGCCAATTTGTGCCAAAAAGAGAACCTTTGGTTTCATGTCGATGCCGCCTATGGCGGAGGGGCTTTGATAGCCGAATCGGCAAGACCACTGTTCAAAGGAATCGAAAAAGCCGATAGCATAACCATAGATCCGCATAAGTGGATGTTCTCGCCCTACGATTGCGGTGCCATCATCTATAAGAATCCTGAATTGGCTAGGGAGGCCCATTCGCAAGAGGGCTCGTATTTGGATATTTTCAAGGATGAAGGAGCCCGTGGCTTCAGCCCTGCCAATTACCAAATACAGCTCACAAGACGGCTCAGGGGAATGCCCTTGTGGTTTTCATTGGCCATGCACGGCACCGATAAATACAAATGGGCCGTCGAAATGGGTATCGAACTCGCCAATTTGGCCGGAAAGCTCATCGAAGCACTACCCCATGTTGAACTGGTTCGCGAACCCAGTCTATCGTGCGTGTTGTTCAGAAGAAAGGGATGGTCGCCCGAAACCTATAAAAACTGGACCTATGAAAACCATCGAAAAGGATTCGCCCTTGTGGCCCCTACCCAATGGAAAACAGGAGATGAATATGAAACCGTGGCCCGTTTCTGTTTTATCAATCCACATAGCACGGAAGATGACATCAAGGCCATTTTAGATACCATGGCCTAGCCAATTATCAAAATAGCTTTATCTGCCCTGACTTGTACTGCGCATGAAGATCGGTACGCAATTTGGGAAATGTCTTGTCCGCAAAATACCTTTGCCTTGCCAACCTCGCCATTTCATGTATCTGTTGGGCCACTTTGCCCTCGCCTCGACTTCGAATACCAAAGCGGCTGTCGTTGATACTGCCCCCGTGGCAATCTTGAATAAGGTGCAACACTTTTTCGGCACGATCGGGCATGGCCTTTTTGATCCAATCCGTAAAAATTTGGCCGATGGCACCATTCAATCGCACCACGGTAATGCCAAATGATCTTGCGCCATTGTCAGCAACCGTCTCGGCCAATTTCAATAGCTCATGGCTGTTGATACCCGGTATCATAGGGGCCAACATGGCATTTACCGGAATGTCGTTTTCAGACAGTGTCTTAACGGTTTGCAATCGTCTTTTGATAGTGGCCGTCCGTGGTTCCAGCAGCCTTCGGGTCTTTTCTGACAAAGAGGTGATGGAAACATTCACCGCTACCAATTGATGCTCGTTCAATTGTTTCAAAATATCGAGATCCCTCAAAATCAAGGCGTTCTTTGTGATGATGCCAACGGGGTGCCGGTATTTCAAGAAAACCTCCAAACACTTTCTGGTGATTTCAAACTTCTTCTCGGCTGGTTGATAACAATCGGTGTTGCCCGACATGACAATGGTGGCCGCTTTCCACCGCTTGTTCTTTATTTTCTCTTCCAGCAGTTGGGGCGCCGCCTTTTTGACCAGGATCTTTCGCTCAAAATCCAAGCCTGCGCTATATCCCCAAAACTCATGGGCATTTCTGGCATAGCAGTAGATACAGCCATGCTCACAACCCTGATAGGGATTCATGGAATACCCCATACCAACATCAGGACTCGTCACTTTGTTCACAATGGTCTTCGGAAATATGGGAATGTAGGCCGTTTTACTCTTGTCAGCTTCCTCACCCTCTAGGCGACAGAACTCCAAGAAATCATCCCTTAGCTCATAAACATGCTGTAAAAAGCGATTGTGTACATTTTGTTGTGCGCCACGACCTTTGAGGTATTTTTTTGAAGACATTTATTGGATTTATTCCAAATTTATGGAATATTTCCCAATAACAATTATGGTCTTTGTAGTCTCATGGTCCCTGAATCCGCAAAGCCCAACATCAAGGTATCGGCGGCTACCGAAAAATCAAATTCGGCATAAGTGGTATTTGGCACTATGGCCTCTGAAATGGCATTATAAAATGCCCCTGCAAAGGGTGTGTCGGCCACTTCGGTAGTGGTAAAGGAAGTCAATGTCAACGTGCTGCCCGTCAATTCATAGTTTCCACCAAAAGTATTGGCCGTAGTCGTGCCAGAATAATCTCCGCTGCTTTCAAATACAATGGAGATGACCTCGGCATCGGGGGTCTGAAACCCAATTGACTGCCCCGACAAGATTACCGACATGACCCGCCAGTTGCCCGTAACAGCATTGTTTTGAGAATCATCGGAATCATCACATCTTACCCCTAACAAAATTATTGAGGCCAAAGCGCAAACCAATACTATTCTCTTGCCAAACATGCTTCGTCAATTAAAGGCGATTTTCACCAGCTGTTTTTTATTGCCCCGTTTTGCATAAAAAAGCATTTCGTCATCATCTTCATCTTTCAACGGCTTTGAGACCATTAAGGGCAATCGTGCTTCTTGGGCATCGATGATGCGTTCGTAATCCATCTTTCCGTTTTCATCCAACGAAATCAAGAACACATTGCGGTTACTACTCAAGCCCTGTTTGAATATCAACCGTTCTCCGTTGATCAATTGGGGATTGTTTGCCGATGTACAGATGAAGAAATAGGTCTTGCCATCTTTGTTATGGGTCGAATATGACGCATAGGCACCATCGCCCTGCGTTACCTCGGTCTTGTTGATGTTGCGTGCCCAAATCATGTCGCCGTTGGCGGTGAGCTTGGCACTGACAATATCGTTGTGGTGGTAGCGATCTACTTTAATACGCTGCCCTGCCCCAGTGGGGTGCATGCTGTGGGTGACAAAATACTCTTCGGCGTTGAAAAGAATTTCATTCTCACCGGTCACCTCAACATTCTTGAAAATCAGGTTTTTGATCTCTTTGTCATCTTCCCGGCCAAACTTGTCTTCCATGAATTGTTGGGTGAAGGGACCGTACTTCTTTGATTTGACGACCAGATCGTACGGGTTTAGCTCAAAGTATGAAAGTCCGTTATAGCGATTGTCCTTCCGATCTGCATAAAATCCGACACAAAGCAATCGCCCATCGTGTAAAACGGGATACAGTGCCTCTGAATATTTACCGGGATCATCAAACGATCGGGTCTTGATTCCATTTTTGGTGATGCGCACCATTTCATATTGAAATCTGCGCTCATCGACCCGAAAACGCTTCTTTTTGAAATAGGCCTTGCCCGTGATATAGATCTCGCCCAAGTCTTGTGACATGGCCACATTCTCAAATGCGTAGTTCTTCTCTTCTATCTCGGACGAAAAATCAAATTCGCCCCGTTTGTTCAAATCATCATCATATAGATGTATGGTGTGTTTGTTGTTCTTTCCCTTTTTGTGATGGGTACTGATCACAAAGCCAGACTTGTCTTGATTGAACAATACCGTAGTGGTAAAGCCCTTCGAAAAATTGCGGTTGTAGTAATTTTTCCCCAATGCGCCGCTTACGGCTTGCGACTGAATGGACAATAGCTTGGTGGGCTTGAAATCAAAATATTCGATGGGACTGGTATGTACCCAGTACTCATATTGCTCCCGTTCAAAATCGTAGTTCAAAAAGAGAAGGCTGAGTCTTCCGTTCTTAAAAAAACCATCTACAAATTGTAGTCCGCGCAATTTGTAATTGTACTCTGAAACCAGTTCGAGATCACTGTTGTAATGCTCGATGAAATACCCCTTGGGCTTTAAGATGAGTCCTTGAAAATAGGCTCTCACCAAAATATAGCCTCCCGAGCCATCGTCTTCGATGACCATTAGGTTCGAATAGCGATAACGATCGTTCAATTTCTCACCAAAATCGTAGGTGACGGGCATTTTTTTTGCGTCTTGCCCATATATGCCCAGGCTTATGAACAATAGACAAGCCAGAAGTAGCGAATGCTTCATAATCACAGGTTTGGTCTAACCTGGCTATGATCCCTTGAAATTGGCTTTTCGCTTTTCTAAAAAGGCCGAGGTACCTTCTTTAAAGTCGTCGGTGCCAAAGCACTCCCCAAAAGCCTTTATCTCATGGGCATAGCCATCGGTATCATAGCTATAACCCGCATTTACGGCTTTTATTGCATGTTTTATGGCCGATGGGGAGTTATTCGATATCTTACCGGCCAGTTTTCGACATAGGGGCAATAATTCTTCTTGGGACACCACATAGTTGACCAAGCCAAATTCCAAGGCTTTATCAGCAGAGATCATCATTGCGGTCATGATCATTTCCATGGCACGGCCCCTACCGACCAAACGCGGTA is a window from the Muricauda sp. SCSIO 65647 genome containing:
- a CDS encoding alpha-amylase family glycosyl hydrolase; protein product: MRKLTEYSFFFIVFTLLFSCNTNKKQDEGETAGASTIDRPINWNNEIIYHVMQRSFYDSNGDLHGDLNGFTEKLDYLKELGVTTILFTPLYESGFYHNYFPTNYENIDQEYGTKEDYLNFVKAVHDKGLKFLMDMETQYAQSGHIWFDDSYKNPDSEYADFIYYADSLNRYPEQIFMPPKSPMHEFEAWPGDKYHIVLLDVNHARVKQWMIDFYSYWVDPNKDGNFDDGVDGFRIDHIMDDLDNKGIFTNMYQDFWRPIFEACKDINPNIFVLGEQSNWNEYGDQMIVKSGADAAFNFPLRFAIAGEEGTHDMYIDPSSKGVTMEPNRIHSVVLENLAKFSDSTFTVNFLENHDTSRWASVVNGNEDQKRSAAILNLLLPGVPSIYYGQELGVTGQKHEWGSDANHIPVREAFPWTSNFEDSGNALWYKDGGAVWDVSFWQSEAIQQFSLEHQKNDPNSLWNHYKKLIKIRTNYDSFRLGDYVPLYENLEGVIAFQRAYGNEKAIVMININNDPIEVQMDTESYEEVYGQGAEVSKAKILLAPFGHYVALNKSD
- a CDS encoding alpha/beta hydrolase; translated protein: MRFFFLIFCASICLGINAQDTGPNIHTVKDMASAYVAPRDVYVRLPEKYSEDNTYPVLYMHDGQMLFSTQETWNGQNWGVDQTIDSLVNKEMIHDIIVVGIANVAAARHANYYPEKPFLSLPTAVKDSLLAISRGDAKLFDKTVNSDDYLKFLVFEVKPFIDQKYSTKTESEHTFIAGSSMGGLISMYAFFEYPEVFGGAACLSTHWIGGFVDNAIIPNSFRAYIEHRRGLIEGRKLYFDTGTETLDRHYGAHQQSIDALFNEQNGLNKYYLSKVFDGAAHTENDWKTRFHNPIRFLLQNE
- a CDS encoding helix-turn-helix domain-containing protein; protein product: MKFDDIQSFNEYTNARKPRHRFIDIGTYPQDFLLSSPAVYPNFYRISIKYGLENDKKKGYMYFSSPNQPIEWKTDTPWKGYYINITEELIANNQHLHYSFLNYGLHEPLFLKKEEETIITQLFKEALKEYNKEVFSIDLLLAYANLLFAHVAQFYKRQFGERKEQYSKLVGDFFSLLDSYYVQHGEDSKTVQPSVHYFADRLNVTPNYLSDVIKFYTGKPALEHIHQHIVKVAKSLLVQKKTTISEIAYQLGFEYPNYFSRLFRKVTGVSPSIFSNL
- a CDS encoding alpha/beta hydrolase family protein, which translates into the protein MAFEKTLDYTIADTLTGRMGEEAYKKAIEQQKTISEQEYATLKYLAAFAVRPMFRTPVHKTPSDHGMDIWEDVYFSSADGVPLEGWYIPSVKGESDKLIIINHPMPMSRSGFTGHFGEPFSGVDTLEIDFVAHMGHLSRAGYNILAYDLRNHGNSGTANGGICGIGRYEWRDVVGAQQYVASHPKLGKMKCGLYNRCTGGNAAYEAMYRRPELFKDVLCFFGPMTVSMTALMTSFAGLMGLDQYMELMDLEQLKLGGFTNGKMHPQKYAHAVEVPYFMAEVLDDVWTDNPKDAQEIFDNIRSEEKELFWIEGTNRRFDGYNYFGVHPEKMIAFFDTYMQ
- a CDS encoding DinB family protein, with the protein product MKQLLVLTPIFFFCLFKTPLLAQQHNFIEDYLERLENSRNYLLLVAETMPEDKYGFKASPESLTFAENLMHIGYAMDWHSQSLLGGRESRDWNTDTIFKVADKSKEEMIATIDDTFDQTIALIKKFDADQFDDELDYFGLTRTKRQIFLLLADHITHHRGQMLVYMRLNGLVPPRYVLFQ
- a CDS encoding S41 family peptidase; this encodes MKQLTLLFIVLSLGSCDFRSSNRKDNPLNQDLIVVADSISLMMSKYHYNPAELATDEYLDLEKKVMGLAETVETKQEFMDGFNALWKNGPFSHVTLGTSEKSADQMAEFIDSLRVGDHSVSLQWRDTTAILTVTTMTGIDTKERVFEAYRKIAEKETTSLVIDLRNNTGGTFAGVPLIGHVLTDSLDAGIFVSRKWWENHTRAPKLEDVQDLVPWQGWSLKSFWHDVQDKPLTRVRFGPMQPHFDGPVYVLISDKSASAAEFAVDALAHEEKVTIIGETTAGEMLSQKMFDLPQGLQLSLPIAEYYSTRIGRIEGTGVQPDITVDHSVAKDLALSLIDGMKLDDALPQAQQKVAEMMVQPLADETIYLFGNMNDWGKKWNITPRFEYKGNGIYETSTTFKKGRYEFKIAPMNWNFDYGAKPDQEKVVIGQKTSLARVPGSSNLILVVEEEAKLTFSLDVSDEKAAVLQITKN